A portion of the Bosea sp. NBC_00550 genome contains these proteins:
- a CDS encoding IclR family transcriptional regulator domain-containing protein, with translation MRNRVASLEKDAGPDDEGPRDEVRGTRLVGKALNLIDLIAASPGEHRAQSLADELGLPRSTAYRIINTLQQRGLVRVDAAGQGYFPGFKFLEYAQAVWPIPDLPMLAMTEIRWLHELSGETVYFAAPGGASMIILQKIVSLYAVSTGAPLGSLRPFYCSGMGKAHLAALAPAQREALIGRMSFERVTDRTITDPTQLRSQLNVFRLRGYAIDDEEFMEGVRCVSAAVPGDGDVPIGAFTVSGPCYRMTLERAHQLGPEVATAARRLGEAMGRRGGTRPRGRPDGGEMPLASSARSFLGKSPSWDAETSSLLWLDALAPAIMRSRDEEPTAPPRSEVMARFTSPAMALTSMGEGHWFVATEKGAMTVDRDARLTPLSLELSPEVLAGITCACQGRDGQIWLGVGETSGPQIRPGLYRLIDGEAVLEAELPSAPTDILIDSSGRHLYAALRDAGDIVRFRIGPGNEPGSPELVARVDALHGRPMALALEKPDHLWVALWDGWSLARLRRDGSDTRLLSLPVPRPTGLTFGGRDGDLLYVTSGRIGLTPQQIAESPTSGNVFALDGRLRAALLR, from the coding sequence ATGCGCAATCGTGTCGCCAGCCTCGAGAAGGATGCCGGGCCCGACGATGAGGGGCCGCGCGACGAGGTTCGCGGCACGCGACTGGTCGGCAAGGCGCTGAACCTGATCGACCTGATCGCCGCCTCGCCCGGCGAGCACCGGGCACAAAGCCTGGCCGATGAATTGGGCCTGCCGCGCAGCACGGCCTACCGCATCATCAATACCTTGCAGCAGCGCGGCCTGGTTCGCGTCGATGCTGCCGGGCAGGGCTATTTCCCCGGCTTCAAGTTTCTAGAATACGCTCAGGCCGTTTGGCCGATCCCGGATCTGCCGATGCTCGCCATGACGGAGATCCGCTGGCTGCACGAACTTAGCGGGGAAACCGTCTATTTCGCCGCGCCCGGTGGCGCCAGCATGATCATCCTGCAGAAGATCGTGAGCCTGTATGCAGTCAGCACGGGCGCGCCTCTGGGCAGCCTGCGGCCATTCTACTGCTCGGGAATGGGCAAGGCTCATCTGGCAGCATTGGCGCCGGCCCAGCGCGAGGCCCTGATCGGCCGCATGAGCTTCGAGCGCGTCACGGATCGCACGATCACCGACCCGACCCAGCTACGCTCGCAGCTCAATGTCTTCCGGTTGCGAGGCTATGCCATCGACGACGAGGAGTTCATGGAGGGGGTGCGCTGCGTCAGCGCAGCCGTGCCCGGCGATGGCGACGTCCCGATCGGAGCCTTCACGGTATCGGGGCCCTGTTACAGGATGACGCTGGAGCGCGCTCATCAGCTCGGACCCGAGGTTGCAACCGCAGCCCGGCGGCTTGGCGAGGCCATGGGGCGGCGCGGCGGCACGCGTCCGCGTGGCCGGCCCGATGGCGGGGAGATGCCGCTCGCCTCCAGCGCCCGCTCGTTCCTTGGGAAGTCGCCGAGTTGGGATGCCGAGACCAGCTCCTTGCTCTGGCTGGACGCGCTCGCGCCCGCCATCATGCGTTCGCGCGACGAGGAGCCCACGGCTCCGCCCCGGTCGGAGGTGATGGCCCGGTTTACCTCGCCGGCGATGGCCCTGACGTCGATGGGCGAGGGGCACTGGTTCGTCGCGACGGAAAAGGGCGCCATGACCGTCGACCGGGATGCGCGCTTGACGCCGTTGAGCCTCGAGCTGTCGCCGGAGGTGCTCGCCGGCATCACCTGCGCCTGCCAAGGGCGCGATGGGCAGATCTGGCTCGGCGTCGGGGAAACATCGGGTCCCCAGATCCGTCCGGGGCTGTACCGTCTCATCGACGGTGAGGCCGTGCTGGAGGCCGAACTGCCGTCTGCTCCCACCGACATCCTGATCGATTCCTCCGGGCGTCATCTCTACGCCGCCCTCCGGGATGCCGGTGACATCGTCCGTTTCCGCATCGGGCCGGGCAACGAGCCCGGGAGCCCGGAGCTGGTCGCGCGCGTCGATGCCCTGCACGGGCGCCCCATGGCGCTGGCTCTGGAAAAGCCGGATCATCTGTGGGTCGCGTTGTGGGATGGCTGGAGTCTGGCGCGGCTGCGGCGCGACGGCTCCGACACGCGGCTTCTGTCCTTGCCCGTGCCGCGCCCGACAGGGCTGACATTCGGCGGCCGCGATGGCGACCTGCTCTATGTCACCAGTGGCCGGATCGGTTTGACTCCGCAGCAGATTGCCGAGTCTCCGACCTCGGGCAATGTCTTCGCCCTCGACGGCCGCCTTCGCGCGGCCTTGCTGCGCTGA
- a CDS encoding aldose epimerase family protein: MPMPEAAFDPAIWPKAGSYPLVPYSNRIRDATFRFGETRVELAPHPAAAPHALHGFCQMRPWTVSRQAAAQIEMRHRHDPQSDPNGWPWAFEVVQLITLGPSGLTHEIGVESRADSAMPMGLGVHPYFAVSKGDRIRFTADALWQADADGCGKQLHRLAGSARQYDSGHGDRDVTTYYAGWDGNAWIQRHDGTEIVIQASAPLDHLVLHVPAGGRYLCLEPVSHVADAFNLAAAGQPETGMRVLNPGEVLRATVRIGVA; encoded by the coding sequence GTGCCGATGCCCGAAGCCGCGTTCGACCCTGCCATCTGGCCAAAGGCCGGCAGCTATCCGCTCGTCCCCTATTCCAACCGCATCCGTGATGCCACGTTCCGCTTCGGCGAAACCCGGGTCGAACTGGCGCCGCACCCGGCCGCGGCTCCGCACGCGCTGCACGGCTTCTGCCAGATGCGACCCTGGACCGTGAGCCGGCAGGCCGCAGCTCAGATCGAGATGCGCCACCGCCACGATCCGCAAAGTGATCCCAATGGCTGGCCCTGGGCGTTCGAGGTGGTGCAATTGATCACGCTTGGTCCTTCAGGCCTGACGCATGAGATCGGCGTTGAAAGCCGCGCGGACTCGGCCATGCCAATGGGACTGGGTGTTCATCCCTATTTCGCGGTCTCGAAGGGCGACAGGATCCGGTTCACCGCGGACGCCTTGTGGCAGGCCGATGCCGACGGGTGCGGGAAGCAGCTTCACCGGCTTGCGGGCAGCGCCCGCCAATACGACTCGGGTCATGGCGACAGGGACGTCACGACCTACTACGCCGGCTGGGATGGCAATGCCTGGATTCAACGGCATGACGGCACTGAGATTGTGATCCAGGCCAGCGCCCCTCTTGACCATCTCGTATTACATGTCCCGGCTGGCGGGCGTTATCTGTGCCTTGAGCCCGTGAGCCATGTCGCGGACGCCTTTAATCTCGCGGCAGCCGGACAGCCGGAGACCGGGATGCGCGTGCTGAACCCCGGCGAAGTCCTTCGGGCCACGGTGCGGATCGGAGTGGCTTGA
- a CDS encoding ABC transporter substrate-binding protein produces MSKDTQRGAYRRRGLDRRDMLKGLAGATALSALPHAAFAQAAKEAPALAKLAADGKLPPLAERISANPLVITVEKVGRYGGSLRRGLRGSSDHNGILRMVGNQGLVRWNLAFTEVLPNVADKWEVNPDSTEFTFYLRKGMKWSDGKAFTADDVVFSIEDCAKNTELYKSAPSAIVIDNKSCTASKVDETTVKFTFASPYALFLEQMATPLGQYPTLFAKHYCSQFHPKYNSGIADLVKAANLSDWGTLFRNKCGDIEIPSRWGNVDKPTLDPWVVKEAYTGGATRVVMERNPYFWQVDTAGNQLPYIDRLTFNISQDVESLMLDAISGRLDIQERHLDTLQNKPTLSQNMQKGGYRLIELISSSSQQVQIYLNMTHKDAKVREMFANKEFRKALSLGMNRKEIIDLVYLGQSQPHQTGPRPGHPWYHAGLSEQFTDHDPAQANAILDKLGYAKKDGSGIRLRPDGQKVFFAIDVIPTLYPDEVDALELVKRHWAEIGVDIKVNTIERALYYTRGDNNDHDAAVWPGPGGLDPMLDPRDYFAQHTQGSRYAIPWAQWYVSGGKDGQEPPESQKQRMKLFDQARATADLQKRAALMKQVFDLTAEAFETVGICLAVNAFGICKNNLQNVPARYPNAWTWPNPGPALPQQFFFAT; encoded by the coding sequence ATGAGCAAGGACACCCAACGAGGAGCGTATCGGCGCCGCGGGCTCGACCGCCGCGACATGCTGAAGGGGCTTGCCGGCGCAACCGCGCTTTCGGCCCTGCCCCATGCGGCTTTCGCGCAGGCCGCCAAGGAAGCGCCGGCTCTCGCCAAACTGGCGGCGGACGGCAAGCTGCCGCCGCTGGCCGAGCGCATCTCGGCCAATCCTCTGGTCATCACGGTCGAGAAGGTCGGCCGCTATGGCGGCTCGCTCAGGCGCGGCCTGCGCGGCTCCTCCGACCATAACGGCATCCTGAGGATGGTCGGCAATCAGGGCCTGGTGCGCTGGAACCTCGCCTTCACCGAAGTCCTGCCCAATGTCGCCGACAAATGGGAGGTGAACCCGGATTCGACCGAATTCACCTTCTACCTGCGCAAGGGCATGAAATGGTCCGACGGCAAGGCGTTCACGGCCGATGATGTCGTCTTTTCCATCGAGGATTGTGCCAAGAACACCGAACTCTACAAATCCGCTCCTTCGGCGATCGTCATCGACAACAAGTCCTGCACGGCAAGCAAGGTGGACGAGACGACAGTCAAGTTCACCTTCGCCAGCCCCTATGCACTGTTCCTGGAGCAGATGGCGACGCCGCTCGGGCAATATCCGACGCTCTTCGCCAAGCATTACTGCAGCCAGTTCCACCCCAAATACAATTCCGGCATCGCGGATCTAGTCAAGGCGGCGAACCTCTCCGACTGGGGCACGCTGTTCCGAAACAAATGCGGCGATATCGAAATTCCCTCGCGCTGGGGCAATGTCGACAAGCCAACACTCGACCCCTGGGTGGTCAAGGAGGCCTATACCGGCGGCGCGACCCGCGTCGTGATGGAGCGCAATCCCTATTTCTGGCAGGTCGATACCGCGGGCAACCAGCTGCCCTATATCGATCGGCTCACCTTCAACATCTCGCAGGACGTGGAGTCGCTGATGCTCGACGCGATTTCCGGACGTCTCGACATTCAGGAGCGTCATCTCGACACGCTGCAGAACAAGCCGACGCTGTCGCAGAACATGCAGAAGGGCGGCTACCGCCTGATCGAGCTGATCAGCTCCTCGTCCCAGCAGGTTCAGATTTACTTGAACATGACCCACAAGGACGCGAAGGTCAGGGAGATGTTCGCCAACAAGGAATTCCGCAAGGCGCTCTCGCTCGGCATGAACCGCAAGGAGATCATCGACCTCGTCTATCTCGGCCAGTCGCAGCCGCACCAGACCGGGCCGCGCCCCGGGCACCCCTGGTATCATGCGGGCCTGTCGGAGCAGTTCACCGATCATGACCCGGCCCAGGCTAATGCCATCCTAGACAAGCTCGGCTACGCCAAGAAGGACGGCAGCGGCATCAGGCTGCGGCCGGACGGACAAAAGGTCTTCTTCGCGATCGACGTGATCCCGACCCTGTATCCCGACGAGGTCGACGCGCTCGAACTGGTGAAGCGCCACTGGGCCGAGATCGGCGTCGACATCAAGGTCAATACGATCGAGCGCGCGCTCTACTACACGCGGGGTGACAACAACGACCATGACGCGGCGGTTTGGCCGGGGCCCGGCGGGCTCGACCCCATGCTCGATCCGCGCGACTACTTCGCCCAGCATACGCAGGGCTCGCGCTACGCCATTCCCTGGGCGCAATGGTATGTTTCGGGCGGCAAGGACGGCCAGGAACCGCCGGAGAGCCAGAAGCAGCGGATGAAGCTGTTCGATCAGGCCCGCGCCACGGCCGATCTGCAGAAGCGCGCCGCTCTGATGAAGCAAGTTTTCGACCTTACGGCCGAGGCATTCGAGACCGTCGGCATCTGCCTTGCGGTCAACGCCTTCGGCATCTGCAAGAACAACCTGCAGAACGTGCCGGCGCGATACCCCAACGCCTGGACCTGGCCCAATCCCGGCCCGGCCCTGCCACAGCAGTTCTTCTTCGCGACATGA
- a CDS encoding ABC transporter permease: MLRFIAKRLLWMVPSLVVVSFLAFVLIQLPPGDYVTTYIATLAASNEVVDQNTAADLRARFGLDQPMIIQYFKWITNIVLRGDFGLSFEWQQPVGDLIWERMALTLVLTFSTLLATWGIALPIGIFSAVKKYSIGDYIITFFSFLGLAVPSFLLALVLMYVAAVEFGQEVGGLFSEQYLTAPWSIGKVIDLLHHLWIPVIILAVSGTASLIRVMRANMLDELHKPYVTTARAKGLSEFHLLVKYPVRLALNPFISTISWLLPNLVSGSIIVAIVLSLPTAGPLLLQSLMSQDMYLAGAFVLLICALTLIGSLISDILLALVDPRIRLE, from the coding sequence ATGCTCCGCTTCATCGCAAAGCGCCTCCTCTGGATGGTGCCTTCTCTGGTCGTCGTCAGCTTTCTGGCGTTCGTGCTGATCCAGCTGCCTCCGGGCGACTACGTCACGACCTATATCGCGACGCTCGCAGCCTCGAACGAAGTCGTCGATCAAAACACCGCGGCTGATCTGCGCGCCCGGTTCGGGCTCGATCAGCCCATGATCATCCAGTACTTCAAATGGATCACCAACATCGTCCTCAGGGGCGATTTTGGCCTGAGCTTCGAGTGGCAGCAGCCGGTCGGAGACCTGATCTGGGAACGGATGGCGCTGACGCTGGTGCTGACCTTCTCGACGCTGCTCGCCACCTGGGGCATCGCGCTACCGATCGGCATTTTCTCGGCGGTCAAGAAATACTCGATCGGCGACTACATCATCACCTTCTTCAGCTTCCTAGGCCTCGCTGTTCCCAGCTTCCTGCTCGCACTCGTGCTTATGTATGTCGCGGCCGTCGAATTCGGGCAGGAGGTCGGCGGGCTGTTCTCCGAACAGTACCTGACGGCGCCGTGGAGCATCGGCAAGGTCATCGACCTACTCCACCATCTCTGGATCCCCGTCATCATCCTGGCCGTCTCCGGCACCGCCAGCCTGATCCGCGTCATGCGCGCCAACATGCTGGACGAACTGCACAAGCCTTATGTGACGACGGCGCGCGCCAAGGGCCTCTCGGAATTCCACCTGCTGGTGAAATACCCGGTTCGCCTCGCCCTCAACCCGTTCATCTCGACGATTTCCTGGCTGCTGCCGAACCTGGTCTCCGGTTCGATCATCGTCGCCATCGTGCTGAGCCTGCCGACCGCAGGGCCGCTCCTGCTCCAGTCACTGATGAGCCAGGACATGTATCTGGCCGGCGCCTTTGTGCTGCTGATCTGCGCGCTGACCCTGATCGGCTCGCTCATCAGCGACATTCTACTCGCCCTCGTCGACCCCCGCATCAGGCTGGAATAG
- a CDS encoding ABC transporter permease, whose product MTDSALSSIDIKRLAVASQWQLVWWAFKRHHLAMAGLVVTVFLYIIAIAPGFFAINDPSQQNARAAFHPPQTIHFIDRGADGGWSLRPFIHPNVFKRDPQTLSAVYSEDKTRRSYVRFFGEGYEYKLFGLFSTTTHLIASENKTQPIFLLGADRLGRCVFSRIMQGAQISLSVGLVGVLLSLTIGILLGGISGYFGGRIDFAVQRVIEFVLSLPSIPIWLALSAALPQDWPATLNYFMITLILSLTGWAQLARVVRGRFLSLRTEEFVTAARLDGASEGRVIFRHMLPSFASHIIASISLAIPAMILAETSLSFLGLGLQPPTISWGVLLREAQNIRSIATAPWLFAPGVAVVIAVIALNFLGDGLRDAADPYNK is encoded by the coding sequence ATGACCGACAGCGCTCTTTCGTCCATCGACATCAAGCGACTGGCCGTCGCGTCGCAATGGCAACTCGTCTGGTGGGCATTCAAGCGTCACCATCTCGCCATGGCCGGACTGGTCGTCACGGTGTTCCTCTACATCATCGCCATCGCGCCGGGCTTCTTCGCCATCAACGATCCCTCGCAACAGAACGCGCGGGCCGCCTTTCATCCGCCGCAGACGATCCATTTCATCGACCGGGGCGCGGATGGGGGCTGGTCGTTGCGTCCCTTCATCCATCCGAACGTATTCAAGCGCGACCCGCAAACGCTCTCGGCGGTCTATAGCGAGGACAAGACTCGCAGGAGCTATGTCAGGTTCTTCGGCGAAGGTTACGAATACAAACTCTTCGGCCTGTTCAGCACGACAACCCACCTGATCGCCTCGGAGAACAAGACCCAGCCGATCTTCCTGCTCGGGGCCGACCGCCTCGGCCGCTGCGTTTTCAGCCGCATCATGCAGGGTGCCCAGATCTCCCTGTCGGTGGGCCTGGTCGGCGTCCTGCTCTCCCTTACGATCGGCATCCTGCTCGGCGGTATCTCAGGCTATTTCGGCGGTAGGATCGACTTCGCGGTGCAACGCGTCATCGAATTCGTGCTGTCGCTGCCGAGCATCCCGATCTGGCTCGCTCTGTCGGCCGCCTTGCCCCAGGATTGGCCGGCGACACTGAATTACTTCATGATCACGCTGATCCTGTCGCTCACGGGCTGGGCGCAGCTTGCCCGGGTCGTGCGAGGCCGCTTCCTGAGCTTGCGCACCGAGGAGTTCGTCACCGCGGCCCGCCTCGACGGCGCCTCGGAGGGGCGGGTCATCTTTCGCCACATGCTGCCCAGCTTCGCCAGTCACATCATCGCGTCGATCTCCCTGGCGATCCCCGCGATGATTCTGGCCGAAACCTCGCTGAGCTTTCTCGGCCTGGGACTGCAGCCGCCGACCATTTCCTGGGGCGTGCTGCTGCGCGAGGCCCAGAACATCCGCTCCATCGCGACCGCGCCCTGGCTGTTTGCTCCCGGCGTCGCCGTGGTGATCGCCGTGATCGCCCTCAACTTCCTGGGAGACGGACTGCGCGACGCAGCCGATCCGTACAACAAATGA
- a CDS encoding ABC transporter ATP-binding protein, translated as MSVIDLATGPETRAAALAPTILEVTGLVTHFPIRNGVVRAVDGVSFTLQRGKTLCIVGESGSGKSVTARSILQIVDAPGRIVSGAMVLHRPNGSSVDLAKLNPRGREIRAVRGLEIAMIFQEPMSSLSPVHTVGDQIMEVLQLHLNMGKKEARARCVELLTQVEIPKPEAAVDRYTFEFSGGMRQRVMIAMALACKPSLLIADEPTTALDVTTQAEILDLIRRLQRQHGMAVMFITHDMGVVAEIADEVLVMHHGKVMESGPVDAIFHAPQDDYTRMLIGSVLKLEQKAEIRLRRAPLAQEVPPVLQVRNLEMHFGSPKAPLKAVDDVSLEVRPGETLGIVGESGSGKTTMGRCLLRVYEPNAGAIDYRRADGEVVDLLKADKETLKACRREIRMIFQDPVGSLNPRMTVAQIIGEPLLVNKIASGKELDDRVAELLRQVGLEPSWRERYPHAFSGGQRQRIGIARAISLNPRVIVADEATSALDVSLRSQMLDLMMNLQDKLGLSYVFISHDIGVIRYMCDRVAVMYRGKVVETGAAEQVCNAPTHAYTQALLSAIPRPDPRARSIHRRHRYAG; from the coding sequence ATGAGCGTCATCGATCTCGCCACAGGCCCTGAGACGCGCGCTGCCGCGCTAGCCCCGACAATCCTCGAAGTCACCGGCCTCGTGACGCATTTCCCGATACGCAACGGTGTCGTCCGGGCCGTCGACGGCGTCTCCTTCACCCTCCAGCGCGGCAAGACGCTCTGCATCGTCGGCGAAAGCGGCTCGGGCAAGAGCGTGACAGCGCGCTCGATCCTGCAGATCGTCGATGCGCCCGGGCGCATCGTCTCCGGTGCGATGGTCCTGCATCGCCCCAATGGCAGCTCGGTCGATCTGGCGAAGCTCAACCCGCGGGGGCGCGAGATCCGTGCCGTTCGCGGCCTCGAGATCGCGATGATCTTCCAGGAGCCGATGTCGTCGCTGTCGCCGGTCCATACCGTCGGCGACCAGATCATGGAGGTGCTGCAGCTCCACCTGAACATGGGCAAGAAAGAGGCCCGCGCGCGCTGCGTCGAGCTCCTGACGCAGGTCGAAATCCCCAAACCCGAAGCCGCCGTCGACCGCTATACGTTCGAGTTTTCAGGCGGCATGCGCCAGCGCGTAATGATCGCGATGGCGCTTGCCTGCAAACCCTCCCTGCTCATCGCCGACGAGCCGACGACCGCGTTGGACGTCACCACGCAGGCCGAGATCCTCGATCTGATCAGGAGGCTGCAACGGCAGCACGGCATGGCTGTGATGTTCATTACCCACGATATGGGCGTGGTCGCGGAGATCGCAGATGAGGTGCTGGTGATGCACCACGGCAAGGTGATGGAGAGCGGCCCGGTCGACGCCATATTCCACGCGCCGCAGGACGACTACACCCGGATGCTGATCGGCTCCGTGCTAAAGCTCGAACAGAAGGCCGAGATCAGACTGAGGCGCGCGCCGCTTGCGCAAGAGGTTCCGCCCGTCCTGCAGGTCCGCAATCTGGAAATGCATTTCGGCTCGCCCAAGGCCCCGCTCAAGGCCGTCGACGACGTCTCGCTGGAGGTCAGACCTGGGGAGACGCTCGGCATCGTCGGCGAGTCCGGTTCGGGTAAGACCACGATGGGGCGCTGCCTACTGCGCGTCTACGAGCCCAATGCCGGAGCGATCGACTATCGACGCGCCGACGGCGAGGTCGTCGACCTGCTCAAGGCTGACAAGGAGACGCTGAAGGCCTGCAGGCGCGAGATCCGCATGATCTTCCAGGATCCGGTCGGGTCGCTCAACCCGCGCATGACAGTGGCCCAGATCATCGGCGAGCCCCTACTCGTCAACAAGATCGCCTCCGGCAAAGAGCTCGACGACCGGGTCGCTGAACTGTTGCGCCAGGTCGGCCTGGAGCCCTCCTGGCGGGAGCGCTATCCGCATGCCTTCTCCGGCGGCCAGCGCCAGCGCATCGGCATCGCGCGTGCCATCTCCCTTAACCCACGCGTCATCGTCGCCGATGAGGCGACCTCGGCGCTCGACGTCTCGCTGCGCTCGCAGATGCTCGACCTGATGATGAACCTGCAGGACAAGCTCGGCTTGTCCTACGTATTCATCAGCCACGACATCGGCGTCATCCGCTACATGTGCGACCGCGTGGCTGTGATGTACCGCGGCAAGGTGGTCGAGACCGGTGCGGCCGAGCAAGTCTGCAATGCGCCCACGCACGCCTATACCCAGGCCTTGCTCTCCGCCATTCCGCGACCCGACCCACGGGCCCGCAGCATCCATCGCCGCCACCGCTACGCCGGTTAA
- a CDS encoding mandelate racemase/muconate lactonizing enzyme family protein: MKIVDIKTFLMHAGAPSLKNWAADGSFGTQQFSKNLTGSRNWLFVKVVTDEGITGIGECSGWPRVIRTAVEDLKSLLVGEDPLHIERLWQKMQIAIMGHGMTGVVGAGAMTGIDMALWDIKGKALNTPVWNLLGGKLRDRIRIYGHANTPETALSLKQRGVTAIKCGGVSDPVRKVAGLREAVGAEMDIAIDLHGPPWLTPADATQLCRALEPYRMMWVEDPIAPDNLDGYARIRNHSSVTLAAGERMATMFGERELIERDLIDVVQPDTGRAGGITQMKKIAAMAEAHHIMLAPHSGSLGPVAEYAALHLLASCPNGLVLERIEDDWEGRAKTVIPHPVSRAGYIVVPDAPGLGVEIDEDFVAQWPSEMNVSIPVTEGAGSYAQGTFREHVYVQTRWKRGVYFPKD, translated from the coding sequence ATGAAGATCGTCGATATCAAGACATTCCTGATGCATGCGGGCGCCCCCAGCCTGAAGAACTGGGCTGCAGACGGCTCGTTCGGAACCCAGCAATTCTCGAAGAACCTCACCGGAAGCCGCAACTGGCTGTTCGTCAAGGTCGTTACCGACGAGGGCATCACCGGGATCGGCGAATGCTCCGGCTGGCCTCGCGTCATCAGGACGGCGGTCGAGGATTTGAAGTCGCTGCTTGTCGGCGAAGACCCCCTGCATATCGAGCGGCTCTGGCAGAAGATGCAGATCGCGATCATGGGCCACGGCATGACCGGCGTCGTCGGTGCCGGCGCGATGACCGGCATCGACATGGCGCTGTGGGACATCAAGGGCAAGGCGCTGAACACGCCGGTCTGGAATCTGCTCGGCGGCAAGCTGCGCGACAGGATCCGCATCTACGGCCACGCCAACACGCCGGAGACCGCGCTCTCGCTGAAACAGCGCGGCGTCACCGCCATCAAATGCGGCGGCGTCTCCGATCCCGTCAGGAAAGTCGCGGGGCTGCGTGAGGCTGTTGGAGCGGAGATGGACATCGCCATCGACCTGCATGGCCCGCCATGGCTGACACCAGCCGATGCGACGCAGCTCTGCCGCGCCCTCGAGCCTTACAGGATGATGTGGGTCGAGGACCCGATCGCACCCGATAATCTCGACGGCTATGCCCGCATCCGCAACCATTCCTCCGTGACGCTGGCAGCGGGCGAACGCATGGCGACGATGTTCGGCGAGCGCGAGTTGATCGAGCGCGATCTGATCGATGTGGTGCAGCCCGACACCGGCCGCGCCGGCGGCATCACCCAGATGAAGAAGATCGCGGCCATGGCGGAGGCGCATCACATCATGCTGGCGCCGCATTCCGGCTCGCTCGGGCCGGTTGCGGAATACGCCGCCCTCCATCTCCTCGCGAGCTGCCCGAACGGGCTCGTTCTCGAACGCATCGAGGACGATTGGGAGGGCCGCGCCAAGACTGTCATCCCGCATCCGGTTTCACGCGCTGGCTATATCGTCGTCCCCGACGCTCCGGGTCTCGGCGTCGAGATCGACGAGGATTTCGTTGCGCAATGGCCAAGCGAGATGAACGTCTCGATCCCCGTCACCGAGGGGGCCGGCTCCTATGCGCAGGGCACCTTCCGCGAACATGTCTATGTGCAAACCCGCTGGAAGCGGGGCGTCTATTTTCCGAAGGACTGA
- a CDS encoding mandelate racemase/muconate lactonizing enzyme family protein, whose protein sequence is MKIDRLRIYMSRDKDRPRVVVAIDTDDGLTGWGECYNHGPDKALPPLLDYLFEFIRGQDPRRIEHLILYLLQQSRFPPGALGLAAISAIDHCLWDISAKALGVPVYMLLGGHVRDRVRVYAGVYTAPDAAIARDQFDALNAQWGLTAFKLSPYRIDMHAHRWGEVVRTSADYFRSLRETVQSDYDIAFDAHAKIFEPQQAMQLGNALAPYDPLFFEEPIRPENIEAWGELNRGLNCTLATGESLYSRFEFLRLLSVKGCDIIQPDICVVGGLLEMRKIAAIAEAHYVTVAPHNPMGPLATAVNLHFSAAQPNFRILEYRLPHGPNYAFGDGSGDANAQPDRSQGAWYVKDPYLPKDGHLELRPDRPGWGVEMDMDVLAKEDYVHWERKVPRRPDGSTAYA, encoded by the coding sequence ATGAAGATCGACCGCCTGCGAATCTACATGTCGCGCGACAAGGACCGGCCCCGCGTCGTCGTCGCCATCGACACCGATGATGGCCTGACCGGCTGGGGCGAATGCTACAATCACGGCCCCGACAAGGCGCTGCCGCCGCTGCTCGACTATCTCTTCGAGTTCATTCGCGGACAAGACCCGCGGCGCATCGAGCACCTGATCCTCTATCTGCTCCAGCAGAGTCGCTTCCCGCCCGGAGCGCTCGGGCTGGCGGCGATCTCGGCGATCGATCATTGCCTCTGGGACATCTCGGCCAAGGCCCTGGGCGTACCCGTCTACATGCTGCTCGGCGGCCATGTCCGCGACCGCGTGCGTGTCTATGCCGGCGTCTATACCGCGCCGGACGCGGCCATCGCGCGCGACCAGTTCGATGCGCTGAACGCGCAATGGGGGCTGACGGCGTTCAAGCTCAGCCCCTACCGGATCGACATGCATGCGCATCGCTGGGGCGAGGTCGTGCGCACCAGCGCCGACTATTTCCGCAGCCTGCGCGAGACGGTGCAATCGGACTACGACATCGCCTTCGACGCTCATGCCAAGATCTTCGAGCCCCAGCAGGCCATGCAGCTCGGCAACGCATTGGCGCCTTATGACCCGCTCTTCTTCGAGGAGCCGATCCGGCCCGAGAACATCGAAGCCTGGGGCGAGCTGAATCGCGGTCTCAACTGCACGCTCGCGACGGGCGAGTCGCTCTACAGCCGGTTCGAGTTCCTGCGGCTGCTCTCGGTCAAGGGCTGCGACATCATCCAGCCCGATATCTGCGTCGTCGGCGGCCTGCTCGAAATGCGCAAGATCGCCGCCATCGCCGAGGCGCATTATGTGACCGTCGCGCCCCACAACCCGATGGGCCCTCTTGCCACCGCCGTGAACCTGCATTTCTCGGCGGCGCAGCCCAATTTCCGAATTCTCGAGTACAGGCTCCCGCATGGCCCCAACTACGCCTTCGGCGACGGCAGCGGCGACGCCAATGCTCAACCAGACCGTTCGCAGGGCGCCTGGTACGTCAAGGACCCCTATCTGCCGAAGGATGGCCATCTCGAATTGCGTCCCGATCGCCCAGGCTGGGGCGTCGAGATGGACATGGATGTGCTCGCCAAGGAGGACTACGTCCACTGGGAGCGCAAGGTCCCACGCCGCCCCGATGGCTCGACGGCTTATGCCTGA